From a single Natronorubrum tibetense GA33 genomic region:
- the lrp gene encoding HTH-type transcriptional regulator Lrp, producing MTYETLDDDLVNELLDNGRASLRSLAEELDVSVTTVSNHLSDLEEEGVIEGYTPKVNYDELGYDVTAIMQLKAEGHALPEITETLQDHRQMISVYEVTGDYDVIAIGKFEDTDDMNDQIKTLITDPDINQSNTSIVLNTVAENEQFELETDDD from the coding sequence ATGACCTACGAAACACTGGATGACGATCTGGTAAACGAACTTCTCGACAACGGTCGCGCGAGTCTCCGCAGCCTCGCCGAAGAGCTCGACGTCTCGGTGACGACGGTCTCCAACCACCTTTCGGACCTCGAGGAGGAGGGCGTCATCGAGGGCTACACGCCGAAAGTCAACTACGACGAACTCGGCTACGACGTCACCGCGATCATGCAGCTCAAAGCCGAGGGCCATGCGCTGCCCGAAATCACCGAGACGCTTCAGGACCACCGACAGATGATCTCGGTCTACGAGGTCACGGGCGACTACGACGTGATCGCTATCGGCAAGTTCGAAGACACCGACGACATGAACGATCAGATCAAGACCCTGATCACCGATCCGGACATCAACCAGTCAAACACGAGCATCGTTCTCAACACCGTCGCCGAGAACGAACAGTTCGAACTCGAGACCGACGACGACTGA
- a CDS encoding geranylgeranyl reductase family protein: MYDFVVVGVGPPGARFARRAAEDGYDVLAVEKGTIGEPLACSGHVSTDIWEFTGEGAREELFQNEIYGARFHVGGPHSEAYPFYKSEVASNVIDRVGLDRHLADLAREAGADVREEHTVTAVTERRDRVEVVANGPDGVVEFEAKMLAGCDGARSRVRDELDLPEPDELLHGVLAFSEEEDHENFVDVHLTAPTFFAWRIPRGDAGVEYGLAAPPGVQVTKHFEELIDGYEIDVSHRCSGPIPIGPPDRVTTRRAFLIGDAAAQTKPFTGGGILYSMTSADHAAREIDPDRPTTLAAYEHAWRNDLEREQTLGHYLRRAYSLPEPVQHVGLGALSGEIGVHMDRPTSLVSPSHLKTLLSRLR; the protein is encoded by the coding sequence ATGTACGATTTCGTTGTTGTCGGCGTCGGACCGCCGGGAGCGCGCTTTGCCCGCCGGGCCGCCGAAGACGGCTACGACGTGCTCGCCGTAGAAAAGGGGACGATCGGCGAGCCGCTGGCCTGCTCGGGGCACGTGAGCACGGACATCTGGGAGTTCACCGGCGAGGGCGCTCGCGAGGAGCTGTTCCAGAACGAAATTTACGGCGCGCGATTCCACGTCGGCGGACCACACAGCGAGGCCTACCCCTTCTACAAGAGCGAGGTCGCGTCGAACGTCATCGACCGCGTCGGACTGGATCGCCACCTCGCTGATCTCGCACGCGAGGCAGGCGCGGACGTCCGCGAGGAACACACCGTCACGGCGGTTACCGAACGCCGCGACCGCGTCGAGGTCGTCGCGAACGGTCCCGACGGAGTCGTCGAGTTCGAAGCGAAGATGCTCGCCGGCTGCGACGGGGCTCGATCGCGAGTGCGGGACGAACTCGACCTCCCCGAGCCTGACGAACTCCTCCACGGTGTGCTCGCGTTCTCCGAGGAGGAGGACCACGAGAACTTCGTCGACGTCCACCTCACCGCACCGACCTTTTTTGCCTGGCGGATTCCCCGCGGCGATGCCGGCGTCGAGTACGGGCTCGCGGCGCCGCCGGGCGTCCAGGTCACCAAACACTTCGAGGAACTGATCGACGGCTACGAGATCGACGTCTCGCACCGCTGCTCGGGCCCGATCCCGATCGGGCCGCCGGACCGCGTCACAACCCGCCGCGCGTTCCTGATCGGCGATGCGGCCGCCCAGACCAAGCCGTTCACCGGCGGGGGGATCCTCTATAGCATGACCAGTGCCGATCACGCCGCCCGCGAGATCGATCCCGACCGGCCGACCACGCTCGCGGCCTACGAACACGCCTGGCGCAACGATCTCGAGCGGGAGCAAACGCTCGGTCACTACCTCCGTCGAGCCTATTCGCTTCCTGAGCCCGTTCAGCACGTCGGACTCGGCGCGCTCTCGGGCGAGATTGGTGTCCACATGGATCGACCGACCTCGCTCGTTTCGCCGTCGCACCTCAAAACGCTGCTCTCGAGACTCCGATAG
- a CDS encoding MATE family efflux transporter, with protein sequence MTGRQRAAVEFVARSLERLGIIDAERFHPTADLAWPRIVTGFAIMSKQTADLAMVGIAVGTAGTAGLAYALAFWEIVTMIGLGLAGGTVSLVSQNYGGEETDRASLVVKQSVLLATAIALPIVAVFLLFADSLIGLFGARPASLEHGSTYLVFVAPAVLFELLNLIASRTYTGVGDTFTEMIARAGGAVLNIVLSAVLIFGFDLGVAGAAIGTTLSTGFVTVVLGWGMVGRSYGALGMEPSPVPITLSGGWLEPTMLRQVIEISTPEIGRKLAQGIVVFPLLWIAATFGPVVVTALEVGRRVRSLINSVNWGLSLASSSLVGQRLGSNEEDEAGAYGAAIIRLSVVCFTGLAALVVVFAEPIAGLFVGGEEVALAATFVAVGAISSIGFGIDGAAAGALLGAGDTRWPFVASLVGRYGFAVPAAALGLVTPLGVAALYLALLLETFVPGGINYWLFRSGRWKVVSRRYRPSSDSESG encoded by the coding sequence ATGACTGGCCGGCAGCGCGCTGCAGTCGAGTTCGTCGCGCGGAGCCTCGAGCGCCTCGGGATCATCGACGCCGAGCGGTTCCATCCGACCGCAGATCTGGCGTGGCCACGGATCGTGACGGGGTTTGCGATCATGTCCAAGCAGACGGCCGATCTCGCGATGGTCGGCATCGCGGTCGGGACGGCGGGAACCGCGGGGCTGGCGTACGCGCTCGCATTCTGGGAGATCGTCACGATGATCGGGCTGGGGCTGGCCGGCGGCACCGTCAGTCTGGTCTCCCAGAACTACGGCGGCGAGGAGACCGACCGCGCCTCGCTCGTGGTGAAACAGAGCGTTCTGCTCGCGACTGCGATCGCCCTGCCGATTGTCGCCGTTTTCCTGCTCTTTGCCGACTCGCTGATCGGCCTCTTCGGCGCCCGACCGGCGTCGCTCGAGCACGGGAGCACCTACCTCGTTTTCGTCGCGCCGGCCGTCCTGTTCGAACTGCTGAACCTGATCGCCAGCCGAACCTACACCGGCGTCGGTGACACGTTCACGGAGATGATCGCTCGCGCGGGCGGCGCGGTCCTCAACATCGTCCTGAGCGCGGTTCTGATCTTCGGCTTCGATCTCGGCGTCGCCGGTGCGGCGATCGGCACGACGCTTTCGACCGGCTTCGTCACCGTCGTCCTCGGCTGGGGCATGGTGGGTCGATCCTACGGCGCGCTCGGCATGGAGCCGAGTCCCGTCCCGATCACGCTCTCCGGGGGCTGGCTCGAGCCGACGATGCTTCGGCAGGTAATCGAGATCTCGACGCCCGAGATCGGTCGGAAACTCGCCCAGGGGATCGTCGTCTTTCCGCTGCTGTGGATCGCCGCGACGTTCGGCCCCGTGGTCGTCACGGCCCTCGAGGTCGGCCGCCGCGTCCGCAGCCTGATTAACAGCGTCAACTGGGGGCTGTCGCTGGCCTCGAGTTCGCTCGTGGGCCAGCGGCTCGGCTCGAACGAGGAGGACGAGGCGGGCGCCTACGGCGCGGCGATCATCCGGCTCTCAGTGGTGTGTTTCACCGGACTGGCCGCGCTCGTCGTCGTCTTCGCGGAGCCGATCGCGGGCCTGTTCGTCGGGGGCGAGGAGGTCGCGCTGGCGGCCACGTTCGTCGCCGTCGGCGCAATCAGTTCGATCGGGTTCGGAATCGACGGGGCCGCGGCGGGAGCGCTGCTCGGCGCGGGCGACACCCGCTGGCCGTTCGTCGCCTCGCTGGTCGGCCGCTACGGCTTCGCGGTTCCGGCGGCTGCGCTGGGGCTGGTCACGCCGCTCGGCGTTGCCGCGCTCTACCTCGCCCTGTTGCTCGAGACGTTCGTCCCGGGCGGGATCAACTACTGGCTGTTTCGAAGCGGCCGCTGGAAGGTCGTGAGTCGGCGGTATCGCCCGTCGTCGGATTCGGAATCGGGCTAA
- a CDS encoding NAD(P)/FAD-dependent oxidoreductase, whose protein sequence is MAEYDIVVAGGGPAGLQFAREISHRSAHSVAVLERNETLRDNDKSTGGTFHQVVAGYDIPERVIMSSNPGVIFEGPEASERLEIPNYVLDFPAFLAYLGEDAAERGVDVFTGSRVSGPILEDETVAGVVARQNGGVREFYADVVVDATGPAGVLTSELGMWDPEAAQRGIGKEFEVCGSFDRNSMLFRFDHEYAPGGYAWVFPAGDGVFKIGVCWVDDFYERHRRPSGDNIDAYVRRWIESDSRWDVEEIRGVHAGEVASDNSINQRVGDGIVAVGDAVSSLNPMFGEGIRPGMESAEMAADVVLDALRKGNISRRILSAYEDRWNRKRGSRWKIQRIVGELLYDFDASQQNRFVRNVGQLSGEQAARLQRYELTLFDLLSLYPFAPKDITKAPTLLRHIRVG, encoded by the coding sequence ATGGCAGAGTACGATATCGTCGTCGCCGGAGGTGGACCGGCGGGGCTCCAGTTCGCGAGGGAGATCAGCCACCGCTCAGCGCATTCGGTCGCGGTCCTCGAGAGAAACGAAACCCTCCGCGACAACGACAAATCGACCGGCGGTACCTTCCACCAGGTCGTAGCGGGATACGATATTCCGGAACGCGTGATAATGAGTTCCAATCCCGGTGTCATTTTCGAGGGACCCGAAGCGAGCGAGCGGCTCGAGATTCCGAATTACGTTCTCGACTTTCCCGCGTTCCTGGCGTATCTCGGCGAAGATGCCGCAGAACGCGGTGTCGATGTTTTCACCGGGTCGCGCGTCTCCGGGCCGATTTTGGAGGACGAAACCGTAGCCGGCGTTGTCGCACGGCAGAACGGTGGCGTCAGGGAGTTCTACGCTGATGTCGTCGTCGATGCAACCGGACCCGCCGGCGTACTGACGAGCGAACTCGGGATGTGGGATCCGGAGGCCGCACAACGAGGGATCGGAAAGGAGTTCGAGGTGTGCGGGTCGTTCGACCGTAACTCGATGCTGTTCCGGTTCGATCACGAGTACGCCCCCGGTGGCTACGCCTGGGTCTTCCCGGCGGGCGACGGGGTGTTCAAAATCGGCGTCTGCTGGGTGGACGATTTCTACGAGCGCCACCGGCGTCCGAGCGGTGACAACATAGACGCGTACGTCCGCCGGTGGATCGAAAGCGATTCGCGATGGGACGTCGAGGAGATTCGCGGTGTGCACGCGGGCGAAGTCGCGTCCGACAATTCGATCAATCAGCGAGTCGGGGACGGCATCGTTGCGGTCGGCGATGCAGTTTCGAGCCTCAATCCGATGTTCGGAGAAGGAATTCGACCCGGAATGGAGTCCGCCGAAATGGCGGCCGACGTCGTACTGGATGCGCTTCGGAAGGGGAACATCTCTCGAAGGATTCTTTCAGCGTACGAGGACCGATGGAACCGGAAACGGGGTTCGAGATGGAAGATCCAACGGATAGTAGGGGAGTTGTTGTACGACTTCGACGCCAGCCAGCAGAATCGGTTCGTTCGGAACGTAGGTCAACTATCAGGCGAGCAAGCAGCGCGACTGCAACGGTACGAACTAACGCTTTTCGACCTGCTGTCTCTGTACCCGTTTGCGCCGAAAGATATTACGAAGGCGCCGACCCTGCTTCGGCACATCCGAGTGGGGTAG
- a CDS encoding FAD-binding oxidoreductase, with protein sequence MIDRYPAIVARCAGVADVVASVTFAREHDLPLAVRSGGHNVAGTAVCDGGLVVDLSAMRSVRVDPDRRTARVEGGATLGDVDRETQLFGLATALGVVSETGVAGLTLNGGYGHLSRQYGLALDNLRSVDVVTADEKVHTASADRNADLFWGIRGGGSLGIVTSFEFDLHEVEVYAFFAWFRADDAAAVMERTLEWTVDAPREAGVLAFAAHVPDLEEFPAEAWGDPAVAMLGSYRGDLETAADVFDPLRTSATPIVDLSGSMDYVSLQSMLDEDYPDGLRYYWKAVYLTEVTDDVVDIMVRYTESAPSKLSTIDLWCLGGAVEEVPNDATAFFHRDKPYMLTVEANWEDRDDDDANVTWAREAIADASELAVGGGSYGNFPGLNEDPAKLRFGDNYERMVDLKTEFDPENLFGSTGPVAPRSDSN encoded by the coding sequence ATGATAGACCGGTATCCGGCGATCGTCGCCCGCTGTGCCGGCGTCGCCGACGTCGTCGCGTCGGTGACGTTCGCTCGAGAGCACGACCTGCCGCTCGCGGTTCGGAGCGGCGGACACAACGTCGCCGGGACGGCCGTCTGCGACGGCGGCCTCGTCGTCGACCTCTCGGCGATGCGGAGCGTCCGGGTCGATCCGGACCGACGAACCGCTCGCGTCGAGGGCGGCGCGACCCTCGGGGACGTCGACCGCGAAACGCAACTGTTCGGCCTCGCGACGGCCCTCGGCGTGGTTTCTGAGACGGGCGTCGCCGGGTTGACCCTCAACGGGGGCTACGGTCACCTGAGTCGGCAGTACGGACTCGCGCTGGACAACCTTCGGAGCGTCGACGTCGTCACCGCGGACGAGAAGGTCCACACCGCAAGCGCTGACCGGAACGCGGACCTGTTCTGGGGGATCCGCGGCGGCGGCTCCCTCGGCATCGTCACGTCGTTCGAGTTCGACCTCCACGAGGTCGAGGTGTATGCGTTCTTCGCGTGGTTCCGCGCCGACGATGCGGCCGCGGTGATGGAGCGGACCCTCGAGTGGACCGTCGACGCGCCGCGAGAGGCGGGCGTGCTCGCCTTCGCCGCGCACGTTCCCGACCTCGAGGAGTTTCCCGCGGAGGCGTGGGGCGACCCCGCCGTCGCGATGCTCGGCTCCTACCGGGGTGATCTCGAGACGGCCGCCGACGTGTTCGACCCGCTACGGACGAGTGCGACGCCGATCGTGGATCTCAGCGGATCGATGGACTACGTCTCCCTGCAGTCGATGCTCGACGAGGACTACCCCGACGGACTCCGGTACTACTGGAAGGCGGTCTACCTCACCGAGGTCACCGACGACGTCGTCGATATCATGGTTCGGTACACCGAGTCGGCCCCCTCGAAGCTCTCTACGATCGACCTCTGGTGTCTCGGCGGCGCGGTCGAGGAGGTCCCGAACGACGCGACCGCGTTCTTTCACCGGGACAAGCCCTACATGCTCACCGTCGAAGCCAACTGGGAGGATCGCGACGACGACGACGCGAACGTAACCTGGGCTCGCGAAGCGATCGCTGACGCGAGCGAACTGGCGGTCGGTGGAGGGAGCTACGGTAACTTCCCGGGACTGAACGAGGATCCCGCGAAACTCCGCTTCGGCGACAACTACGAGCGGATGGTCGATCTCAAAACCGAGTTCGATCCGGAGAACCTGTTCGGCTCGACCGGGCCAGTCGCTCCGCGCTCCGATAGCAACTGA
- a CDS encoding TIGR00341 family protein — protein sequence MRYLEITVPDGKRRAVLDILEEEGVDYVVSDETSGRGYTAVVRFPLPTRAVEPVLDRLRRAGISDDSSVVVINAETVLSEQFSTLRDQYSQGGKGARTSRQVLRTKADELTPPFTIYAVMLLISAVVATAGLLADSPAVVIGAMVIAPLLGPALAANVGIVTGDNRLKATGFRYQFVGVTIVVGASIVLATLARFAGLEPAGVDIVVATELEERVSPNLFSLAVALGAGIAGILSLTRGFSEAIVGVMIAAALIPPSAAVGITVAWGMYGAAIGAAVLVVVNLLSINLAALATLWIAGYRPQGLFEVSPTRKPTYTYATIFGVGLLVLAAPLAGVTLLDFHTTELESSAENEVEAVLNESEYEHLQNEDVAVELDGNYPIQSIDRVIVTVGGEEPGPESGLADRLYEAIEPHGDESLVVEVQYVVAEQRGEETETQRVTVRPSNGT from the coding sequence ATGCGCTATCTCGAGATTACGGTCCCGGATGGAAAACGTCGGGCCGTGCTCGACATCTTAGAGGAGGAGGGAGTCGACTACGTCGTCAGCGACGAAACCAGCGGCCGGGGGTACACGGCCGTCGTCCGGTTCCCGCTGCCGACGCGGGCCGTCGAACCGGTGCTCGACCGACTGCGCCGAGCCGGTATCAGCGACGACTCCAGCGTCGTCGTAATCAACGCCGAGACGGTCCTCTCAGAACAGTTCTCGACGCTTCGTGACCAGTACAGCCAGGGTGGGAAGGGGGCTCGCACCTCGAGGCAAGTCCTCCGGACGAAAGCCGACGAACTCACGCCGCCGTTTACCATCTACGCCGTCATGTTGCTCATCAGCGCCGTCGTCGCCACCGCGGGCCTGCTGGCCGACTCGCCGGCGGTCGTCATCGGCGCGATGGTCATCGCCCCGCTTCTCGGGCCCGCGCTCGCGGCCAACGTCGGCATCGTCACCGGTGACAACCGGCTCAAGGCGACCGGTTTTCGCTACCAGTTCGTCGGCGTGACGATCGTCGTCGGGGCGTCGATCGTCCTCGCCACCCTCGCTCGGTTCGCCGGCCTCGAGCCCGCGGGGGTCGACATCGTCGTCGCGACCGAACTCGAGGAGCGCGTCTCGCCGAACCTGTTCTCGCTCGCGGTGGCGTTGGGAGCCGGGATCGCCGGCATCCTGAGTCTGACGCGGGGCTTCTCGGAGGCCATCGTCGGCGTGATGATCGCCGCGGCGCTGATCCCGCCCTCCGCCGCGGTCGGCATCACCGTCGCCTGGGGGATGTACGGCGCGGCGATCGGTGCTGCCGTCCTCGTCGTCGTCAACCTCCTCTCGATCAACCTCGCCGCGCTGGCGACGCTGTGGATCGCCGGCTACCGCCCGCAGGGGCTGTTCGAGGTCTCACCGACCCGCAAACCGACGTACACCTACGCGACGATATTCGGCGTCGGACTGCTGGTGCTCGCCGCGCCGCTGGCCGGCGTCACGCTCCTCGATTTCCACACGACCGAACTCGAATCGTCGGCCGAGAACGAGGTCGAGGCGGTGCTCAACGAGTCCGAGTACGAGCACCTCCAAAACGAAGACGTCGCGGTCGAACTCGACGGCAACTACCCGATTCAGTCGATCGATCGAGTCATTGTTACCGTCGGCGGCGAAGAGCCGGGACCCGAGTCGGGGCTCGCCGATCGGCTCTACGAGGCGATCGAACCGCACGGCGACGAGTCGCTGGTCGTCGAAGTGCAGTACGTGGTCGCCGAACAACGCGGTGAGGAAACCGAGACGCAGCGGGTGACGGTTCGACCCTCGAACGGGACCTAA
- a CDS encoding helix-turn-helix transcriptional regulator, protein MGETLDDIDFLARSDHRVGVLETLAERPCDRGDLRAATGASSPTLGRILTDFQDRHWIERDGRTYRLTELGEFVADRFGTFVDAMALERRLRTVWPWLPHEVDGFSVDLFTDVVVSVPGPGYPYQPVERLTDLLAETTTMYGFGMAMLKSSNLEPFFDRALDDLVCEYIYPPAVFEELLSWDGKTVAEATTRPNYTVLLHDDLPVDERCGICLFDDRVSICCFDHETGTLRSLVDTGSDEMHGWAASYYERFRAEASPLEAADDLLSVESFP, encoded by the coding sequence ATGGGAGAGACACTCGACGATATCGACTTTCTCGCCCGCTCCGACCACCGCGTCGGGGTACTCGAGACGCTGGCCGAACGCCCGTGTGACCGGGGCGACCTGCGCGCCGCGACCGGGGCCTCCTCGCCGACGTTGGGGCGAATCCTCACCGACTTTCAGGATCGCCACTGGATCGAACGGGACGGACGAACGTACCGGCTGACCGAACTGGGCGAATTCGTCGCGGATCGATTCGGGACCTTCGTCGACGCGATGGCGCTCGAGCGACGACTCCGAACGGTCTGGCCGTGGCTGCCACACGAGGTCGACGGGTTCAGCGTCGACCTGTTCACCGACGTAGTCGTCTCCGTTCCGGGTCCCGGATACCCCTATCAGCCCGTCGAACGCCTCACGGATCTACTCGCAGAGACGACGACAATGTACGGATTCGGGATGGCGATGCTCAAGTCGAGTAATTTGGAACCCTTCTTCGACCGCGCCCTGGACGATCTGGTGTGTGAATATATCTATCCGCCTGCCGTCTTCGAGGAACTCCTGTCGTGGGACGGCAAAACCGTCGCGGAGGCGACCACGCGACCCAACTACACCGTCCTGTTGCACGACGACCTCCCGGTGGACGAACGGTGTGGGATCTGCCTCTTCGACGACCGGGTCAGCATCTGTTGTTTCGATCACGAAACCGGAACGCTCCGCTCGCTCGTCGACACGGGGAGCGACGAGATGCACGGGTGGGCGGCGTCGTACTACGAGCGGTTCCGGGCGGAAGCCAGCCCGCTCGAGGCGGCAGACGACCTCCTTTCGGTCGAATCGTTTCCGTGA
- a CDS encoding methyltransferase domain-containing protein, whose amino-acid sequence MSDQEYQSAGWQLEQSASEAYERYLVPPLFAPWAERLLDAADPREGDRLLDVACGTGIVARRAASRVDEHGAVVGLDTNEGMLAVAAETTDDERRPTIEWRRGDATDLPFPEGRFDVACCQQALQFVDEPSVALEEMHRVLEPGGRVALSVWRPLEYQPGYVVAADALESHIGDEAGAMMRSPFPAWDGDTLRTLAREAGFDDVSVTIEIGSMRYPSVAEFVRREAASSPLAEPIAAAERTVRDELIQAVGDGIDAYIDDEGVVFPMESYCFTARG is encoded by the coding sequence ATGAGCGATCAGGAATACCAATCCGCCGGCTGGCAGCTCGAACAATCCGCTTCCGAGGCCTACGAACGGTACTTGGTCCCACCGCTGTTCGCCCCGTGGGCCGAACGGCTCCTCGATGCCGCCGATCCGCGTGAGGGTGATCGTCTCCTAGATGTCGCGTGCGGGACCGGCATCGTGGCGCGCAGAGCCGCCTCTCGGGTTGATGAGCACGGAGCCGTCGTGGGCCTCGACACCAACGAGGGAATGCTCGCGGTGGCGGCGGAGACGACCGACGACGAACGCCGACCCACGATCGAGTGGCGACGGGGGGACGCGACAGATCTCCCGTTTCCCGAGGGACGATTCGATGTTGCCTGCTGCCAACAGGCCCTCCAGTTCGTCGACGAACCGTCCGTTGCACTCGAGGAGATGCACCGCGTCCTCGAACCGGGCGGACGCGTGGCGCTCAGCGTCTGGCGACCGTTGGAGTACCAGCCCGGCTACGTCGTCGCGGCCGACGCGCTGGAGAGCCACATCGGTGATGAGGCCGGGGCGATGATGCGCTCTCCGTTCCCCGCGTGGGACGGGGATACCCTCCGAACACTCGCCCGCGAGGCGGGGTTCGACGACGTATCGGTCACCATCGAGATCGGCTCGATGCGCTATCCATCGGTGGCGGAGTTCGTGCGTCGGGAAGCTGCAAGCTCACCGCTGGCCGAGCCCATCGCAGCCGCCGAGCGGACGGTTCGAGACGAGCTGATTCAAGCGGTTGGGGACGGGATCGACGCGTATATCGACGACGAGGGAGTCGTCTTCCCGATGGAATCGTACTGCTTCACTGCGCGCGGATAG